A window from Zingiber officinale cultivar Zhangliang chromosome 7A, Zo_v1.1, whole genome shotgun sequence encodes these proteins:
- the LOC121999875 gene encoding protein SMAX1-LIKE 5-like → MRSGVCIVQQALTDEVASVLKLSVNLARRRGHAQVTPLHVAAIVISTSSASTDVLRRACLKSQPHHPTTHPLRCRALELCFNVALNRLPTTAPPSSASLLPSPSSLSNSLIAALKRAQANQRRGGIELQQLQQQPLFAIKVEMEQLMLSILDDPSVSRVMKEAGFSSSFVKSNLEEEASTLNQSSPFLLDSSKDITNASREMWQSPLLGLASKVSVSEDLTSVIGTMISKQGRKDNTVVVGDSISMTEGLVDELKRRLERYEVPDELMHAGFINLQFSVHPRLMSQGEVDMKMADLRKAINSLTSYTVGLIIYAGDLSWAVNEEPIDGSGFNYDPVEHIVVEMGNIFSEFKSSMNNRVWLLATASYSTYTKCLIRQPCLVTLWALKAVVVPSGWLGLGLQASSCLNSKVSTFAESPFQLLQSKIFSSKPQEKLLCCDECTFNFEKEASVFKSEIPCWLQANPESNQKEALPELNSGWPNSMFCNQNKTLIESQSLSFPSTIQNVYTEEVLKREGCQ, encoded by the exons ATGAGAAGTGGAGTTTGCATAGTGCAGCAGGCTCTCACTGATGAGGTTGCCTCGGTCCTCAAGCTCTCGGTCAACTTGGCCAGGAGGAGAGGCCACGCCCAGGTCACACCCCTTCATGTTGCTGCCATCGTTATCAGCACCTCCTCTGCCTCCACTGATGTTCTTAGGAGAGCTTGCCTCAAGTCCCAGCCTCACCACCCAACCACCCACCCTCTTCGGTGCAGAGCCCTTGAGCTCTGCTTCAATGTGGCCCTCAACCGGCTTCCCACCACCGCTCCTCCTTCTTCTGCCTCTCTCCTTCCCTCCCCTTCCTCCCTCTCAAATTCCCTCATTGCAGCTCTCAAGAGGGCCCAGGCCAACCAGAGGAGGGGCGGCATTGAGCTGCAACAATTGCAGCAGCAGCCTCTGTTTGCCATCAAGGTGGAGATGGAGCAGCTCATGCTCTCCATTCTGGATGACCCTAGTGTGAGCAGGGTGATGAAGGAGGCTGGCTTCTCTAGCAGCTTTGTCAAGAGTAACCTTGAGGAAGAGGCTTCGACTTTGAACCAATCCTCTCCGTTTCTGTTGGACTCTAGCAAGGACATTACCAACGCCAGCAGAGAGATGTGGCAATCCCCACTTCTGGGTCTTGCTTCTAAGGTCTCCGTGAGCGAGGACTTGACGTCGGTCATTGGGACGATGATAAGCAAGCAGGGAAGGAAGGACAACACTGTGGTGGTCGGGGACTCTATCTCCATGACGGAGGGCCTTGTGGATGAGCTGAAGCGGAGGCTGGAGAGATATGAGGTTCCTGATGAGCTCATGCACGCCGGTTTCATTAATCTTCAGTTCTCTGTCCATCCCAGGCTGATGAGCCAGGGCGAAGTGGACATGAAGATGGCTGATCTCAGAAAAGCCATCAATTCTCTAACATCATATACAGTTGGACTCATAATCTATGCAGGGGATTTGAGTTGGGCAGTGAATGAGGAACCAATAGATGGAAGCGGATTCAACTACGACCCAGTGGAGCATATTGTTGTGGAGATGGGGAATATTTTCTCCGAGTTCAAGAGCAGCATGAACAACCGGGTATGGTTATTGGCTACCGCAAGCTACAGCACGTACACGAAGTGCCTAATAAGGCAGCCATGTCTTGTGACTCTATGGGCCCTTAAAGCTGTGGTGGTTCCCTCAGGTTGGCTTGGCTTGGGTCTCCAAGCTTCCAG TTGCCTAAACTCAAAGGTGTCAACATTTGCTGAGTCCCCATTTCAACTGCTCCAGTCCAAGATTTTTAGCTCAAAGCCACAGGAGAAGCTGCTTTGTTGTGACGAATGCACATTTAACTTTGAAAAAGAAGCGTCAGTTTTCAAGTCAGAAATCCCATGCTGGCTCCAAGCAAACCCTGAGAGCAATCAGAAG GAAGCCTTGCCAGAATTGAATTCAGGTTGGCCTAACAGCATGTTCTGCAACCAAAACAAAACCTTGATCGAATCTCAATCATTATCTTTCCCTTCAACCATTCAAAATGTTTATACTGAAGAAGTGCTCAAACGTGAAGGATGTCAATGA
- the LOC121999877 gene encoding protein SMAX1-LIKE 4-like, with product MKLCAPDTSSPYDAKRKSESDVGSLSKKPRKEEHSFDLNFTVNSDIEEHTVPSDLTQEAEFNSRRLPQELLNSTVQLTLNACCGQYHEVKVNLLLKLHRAFDEMQNAKDEKWQLFIDPEVVEELTQAAGLFLESFFEKWVREVLQPCLLTVQRGGNLRLRLEGEERRNIEEFGFMASVLPNKINIELCCNL from the coding sequence ATGAAACTTTGTGCCCCCGATACATCATCACCATACGACGCCAAAAGAAAGTCAGAGAGTGATGTTGGGAGCTTATCAAAGAAGCCAAGAAAAGAGGAGCATAGTTTTGATCTCAATTTTACAGTGAACAGTGACATCGAGGAGCATACTGTTCCAAGTGATCTAACACAGGAAGCGGAATTCAATAGCCGCCGTCTCCCACAAGAGCTTCTGAATTCGACTGTTCAGCTCACTTTAAATGCATGTTGTGGTCAGTACCACGAGGTTaaggtcaatctcctcttgaagCTGCATCGAGCATTTGATGAAATGCagaatgctaaggatgaaaagtGGCAACTTTTCATCGATCCGGAAGTCGTGGAAGAGTTAACGCAGGCCGCTGGTTTGTTCTTGGAGAGCTTCTTTGAGAAGTGGGTGAGAGAGGTTTTGCAACCGTGTCTACTAACTGTGCAAAGAGGTGGGAACTTGAGGTTGAGATTGGAAGGGGAAGAGAGAAGGAACATTGAAGAGTTTGGCTTCATGGCCTCTGTGCTGCCAAATAAGATAAATATCGAACTGTGCTGCAATCTTTAA